The genomic DNA CCAATTAAGGCTTCATCCTCTACAATCACGGATCTGGCATGGAAACGACCATCAGAATGAGCCGCAGCAAAGCCTGCACGGCGGATCTCTGGGCGATGTTCGCCGTGCTCGCCCTGCTGGCGAGCCCCGCGTTCGCGCAGAACGCCGGCGAAGTGCGGCTCAAGGATCTCGTCTCGATCGAGTCCAAGTCCCCCACGCAGCTGACCGGCTACGGCCTGGTGGTGGGCCTCGACCGGACCGGCGACCGCGCCCGCGGCGAACGCGGGTCGCCGCATACGATCCGGAGCATCGCGAACATGCTGCAGCGGTTCGGCATCACCGTCGACCCCGAGCAGCTGGCCTCGCGCAACGCGGCGGCGGTCATCGTGACGACCACGCTCGATCCGTTCAGCAGTCCGGGAAGCCTGATCGACGCGACCGTGTCCGCCATCGGCGACGCGACGTCGCTCTCCGGCGGAATCCTGATCCAGACGCCGCTCCAGAACCCGGTCACGGGCGAGGTCTTCGCGACGGCGCAGGGTCCGGTGTCCACGGGCGCCGTGCTGGCGTCGAGCCTCGGCTCGTCCGTCAAGATCAACCATACCAATACGGGGCGCATCCCCAACGGCGCGCTCGTATCCCGGCAGGTGCCGCTGAATTTCGCGAACCGGACCGACATCGGCCTGATCGTCAAGGAGCCCGACTTCACCAACGCCACGCGCGTGGCCGACGTGATCAACGGCCTCTACGCCGGCGCCGCGACGGTGGAGCACGCCG from Rhodothermales bacterium includes the following:
- a CDS encoding flagellar basal body P-ring protein FlgI — protein: MSRSKACTADLWAMFAVLALLASPAFAQNAGEVRLKDLVSIESKSPTQLTGYGLVVGLDRTGDRARGERGSPHTIRSIANMLQRFGITVDPEQLASRNAAAVIVTTTLDPFSSPGSLIDATVSAIGDATSLSGGILIQTPLQNPVTGEVFATAQGPVSTGAVLASSLGSSVKINHTNTGRIPNGALVSRQVPLNFANRTDIGLIVKEPDFTNATRVADVINGLYAGAATVEHAGLVRVAMPQNVTGVPALMASLEDLRIAVDVPARLVVNERSGIIVAGGNVRISEVMLTYGSIVISTQADPFVSQPNPLAQGETVQGAAGTANIEESGTRSVVLAPNADVNQLAAALNDLGLTARDVIGIFQAIERAGALQGELIIL